A part of Terriglobales bacterium genomic DNA contains:
- a CDS encoding ASPIC/UnbV domain-containing protein: MDSVEIRWPSGAADVLHDLPADQLYSVLEGKGVVPADSIRPRSPAQ, encoded by the coding sequence ATTGACAGTGTCGAAATCCGCTGGCCTTCGGGCGCAGCCGATGTCCTGCACGATCTGCCGGCAGACCAGTTGTATTCGGTTCTCGAAGGCAAGGGCGTTGTTCCCGCCGACTCGATCCGCCCGCGGTCGCCCGCCCAGTGA